The following proteins are encoded in a genomic region of Chloroflexota bacterium:
- a CDS encoding ABC transporter substrate-binding protein: MLRSRGLLFSRRLFVRAFGTAAISGAVGALLAGRSATAAAASVVGPHAPAGLRQTSRTLTFVDSFEPKSYADGDIFVMREGIGQGLLRINFQSQFEGALATSWSLDDPATWRFTLRSGVTFHNGVPLDAGAVVASLQRLAESKNAAAAFRGAAITAVDAATVTIRTVAPVPYLPAILADSKAVIYEPSASFGADGSFIAPVGTGPFKLVDFRPGDRRVLEAHTAYWGGTPGVGQVQYLTVPQGQTRANMIRSGEADIARIINPADLAALQAAPNARVFTLPLPRVRLLYLNVQGPRTGDVRVRRALAHAVDRETIVQTVLENQGASQAAIFNPAYPWGNAGLTGLPFDQSAARTLLAEAGYGPSSPLALTITTYPSRPELPLLAQVLQQQFADVGVQAEISVVEGSVMEGAGLRGENDISLVARNPLFLFDPQATFESDFSSGGSYNLTRYASLDAEIAAAGTLQDTTDRYARYRQMEQQIVEQDAAAIVLSSYIQIDATQATISGYQPHPADYLALTEQIVKA, encoded by the coding sequence ATGCTCCGGTCTCGCGGTCTGCTCTTCTCACGGCGGCTCTTCGTTCGGGCCTTTGGGACGGCGGCCATCTCGGGCGCGGTCGGCGCGCTGCTCGCAGGTCGTTCGGCGACGGCCGCTGCTGCCTCGGTTGTCGGGCCGCACGCGCCGGCCGGCCTGCGGCAGACGTCACGTACGCTGACGTTCGTCGATTCGTTCGAGCCGAAATCGTACGCCGATGGCGATATCTTCGTCATGCGCGAGGGTATCGGCCAGGGGCTGCTCAGGATCAACTTCCAGAGCCAGTTCGAGGGCGCGCTGGCGACCTCCTGGAGTCTGGACGATCCGGCCACCTGGCGGTTCACACTCCGTTCCGGTGTGACGTTCCACAACGGCGTGCCGCTCGACGCCGGAGCGGTCGTTGCCAGCCTCCAGCGGCTGGCCGAGTCGAAGAACGCCGCCGCGGCCTTCAGGGGCGCGGCAATCACCGCGGTGGACGCCGCCACCGTCACCATCCGCACCGTGGCGCCGGTGCCGTATCTCCCGGCGATCCTGGCAGACAGCAAGGCCGTCATCTACGAGCCGTCGGCCTCGTTCGGTGCGGACGGCTCATTCATTGCGCCGGTGGGCACGGGGCCGTTCAAGCTGGTGGACTTCCGCCCGGGCGACCGCCGCGTCCTTGAGGCGCATACGGCCTACTGGGGCGGCACGCCGGGCGTCGGGCAGGTGCAGTACTTGACCGTGCCGCAGGGCCAGACCCGCGCCAACATGATCCGCTCCGGCGAGGCGGACATCGCCCGGATCATCAACCCCGCCGATCTCGCCGCCCTTCAGGCCGCCCCGAACGCCCGGGTATTCACCCTGCCGCTGCCACGCGTGCGCCTGCTCTACCTGAACGTGCAGGGGCCGCGCACCGGCGACGTGCGGGTCCGCCGCGCCCTGGCCCACGCCGTGGACCGCGAGACCATCGTGCAGACGGTGCTGGAGAACCAGGGCGCATCCCAGGCGGCGATCTTCAACCCGGCCTATCCCTGGGGCAACGCCGGCCTCACCGGTCTGCCGTTCGACCAGTCGGCAGCGCGCACGCTGCTGGCCGAGGCAGGCTACGGCCCGAGCAGCCCGCTTGCGCTGACCATCACCACCTATCCATCGCGCCCGGAGCTGCCGCTGCTGGCTCAGGTGCTCCAGCAGCAGTTCGCGGATGTCGGGGTGCAGGCCGAGATCAGCGTCGTCGAGGGGAGCGTGATGGAGGGCGCGGGCCTGCGCGGCGAGAACGACATCTCGCTGGTGGCGCGCAACCCGCTGTTCCTGTTCGATCCGCAAGCCACCTTCGAGTCTGACTTCTCCAGCGGCGGCTCGTACAACCTGACGCGCTACGCCAGCCTCGACGCCGAGATCGCGGCGGCCGGCACGCTGCAGGACACCACGGATCGCTACGCACGGTATCGGCAGATGGAGCAGCAGATCGTGGAGCAGGACGCCGCCGCCATCGTCCTCAGCTCGTACATCCAGATCGACGCCACCCAGGCGACGATCTCCGGCTACCAGCCCCACCCGGCCGACTACCTGGCGCTCACCGAGCAGATCGTGAAGGCGTGA